One genomic region from Kamptonema formosum PCC 6407 encodes:
- a CDS encoding ABC transporter substrate-binding protein has protein sequence MILSQFVGTIKSRIIRRWRRQGKLISSIILTLALLILGGCQNYPNSQSKNSDPIYLTLWHGINPPPNRDIFQSLVNKFNQTHPKIKIEAFYVGQPDQQMPKILTSVVGNTPPDLLWYNPTIAGQLVELEAIRPLEEWLDKSPLKVEIDPALFESMELDGHTWSIPLGTNNTAIFYRPSLFKQAGIKKLPETWEEFRIAAKTLTQDRNKDGRKDRYGLMLSLGKGEWVVFTWLPFMFSAGGEFVNRKLELGTQVDNTQLAIPSIDNPGAIAALQLWQNILKDGSATLSAPERGYELDSFIAGKVAMQITGPWTLLQLQQSGIDYGVLPIPILKRPAAVTGGENLYLMKTSPQREQAAWEFLEYVLSEEFQTAWALGTGYLPINLKSRESQTYQAFVDRNPVLRVFLEQMKSARSRPIISGYSRLSENLGRAIEATLLGRRPEDALKDSQKRLDLIFNR, from the coding sequence ATGATTTTATCTCAATTTGTTGGCACAATTAAATCTCGAATCATTCGCCGCTGGCGAAGACAAGGGAAACTAATCTCTTCCATTATCTTGACGCTCGCTTTACTGATTTTAGGCGGTTGTCAAAATTATCCAAATTCCCAATCTAAAAACAGCGACCCTATTTATCTTACCCTGTGGCATGGCATCAACCCGCCGCCAAATCGCGACATATTTCAATCTCTCGTAAACAAATTTAATCAAACTCACCCCAAAATCAAAATCGAAGCCTTCTATGTTGGTCAACCAGACCAACAGATGCCAAAAATCTTAACCTCAGTAGTGGGAAATACACCACCAGATTTACTCTGGTACAATCCCACAATTGCAGGTCAGCTAGTAGAATTAGAAGCAATTAGACCTTTAGAAGAATGGTTAGATAAATCTCCCCTGAAAGTAGAAATCGATCCAGCTTTATTTGAGTCAATGGAACTCGACGGCCACACTTGGTCAATTCCATTGGGTACTAACAATACTGCTATTTTTTATCGTCCTAGCTTATTTAAACAAGCAGGTATCAAAAAATTGCCTGAAACTTGGGAAGAGTTTAGAATTGCAGCCAAAACTCTTACTCAAGATCGAAATAAAGATGGGCGTAAAGATCGATACGGCCTGATGCTATCGCTAGGCAAAGGAGAATGGGTAGTTTTTACTTGGTTGCCCTTCATGTTCAGTGCTGGCGGTGAATTTGTTAATCGGAAATTAGAACTGGGAACACAAGTAGATAATACCCAATTAGCAATTCCTAGTATAGATAATCCTGGTGCGATCGCGGCCTTGCAATTGTGGCAAAATATCCTCAAAGATGGATCGGCAACACTTTCCGCCCCAGAGAGAGGTTACGAACTCGATAGTTTCATCGCCGGCAAAGTTGCCATGCAAATTACTGGGCCTTGGACGTTATTACAATTGCAGCAAAGCGGCATAGATTACGGCGTTTTGCCGATACCAATCCTCAAACGCCCAGCGGCCGTCACGGGAGGAGAAAACCTATATTTAATGAAAACGTCACCTCAAAGAGAACAAGCAGCCTGGGAATTTTTAGAGTATGTTCTAAGTGAAGAATTCCAAACAGCTTGGGCTTTAGGGACTGGATATCTGCCAATTAATCTCAAATCAAGAGAAAGTCAGACCTACCAGGCATTTGTCGATCGCAACCCAGTTTTGCGAGTTTTCCTAGAACAGATGAAATCAGCGCGATCGCGACCCATTATTTCCGGTTACTCTCGACTGTCCGAAAATTTAGGTCGTGCCATAGAAGCAACCCTTTTAGGCCGCCGCCCGGAAGATGCCCTCAAGGACTCTCAAAAGCGTTTAGACTTAATTTTCAATAGGTAG
- a CDS encoding RsmB/NOP family class I SAM-dependent RNA methyltransferase, whose product MEKPSNLLLKLTRNLFTDTTEQERFIQAIVNPQPFNPCILWLESKPIIHPFTVETPTTWQPEFVDRLAINTKPGKHQLHESGHYYCLDFSSIFAASLLLTISQPIKLILDMCAAPGGKSIFAWKILHPELLISNEVIGKRIGMLISNLKRCQISQSVVTSADSEKLAEIIPQTANLVIVDAPCTGQSLLAKGEKAPGCFHPVTINSNANRQKRILANSAKIVAPQGYLAYMTCTYSPAENEQVTEWFIAKFPQFQPVEVPDLAAHQSHLTTLHCYRMWPQDRLGAGAFTVLFQNQEEGRINQLSADFLDATRFKL is encoded by the coding sequence ATGGAAAAACCTTCTAACCTCTTACTAAAACTCACCCGTAACCTATTTACCGACACCACAGAACAAGAAAGATTTATCCAAGCAATAGTCAATCCTCAACCCTTTAATCCCTGCATACTTTGGCTAGAATCAAAACCAATAATCCACCCTTTTACTGTTGAAACTCCCACAACTTGGCAACCCGAATTTGTAGATAGACTTGCCATCAATACCAAACCAGGAAAACATCAACTTCATGAAAGCGGACATTACTACTGTCTTGACTTTTCTTCAATCTTCGCCGCCTCCCTATTATTAACTATATCTCAACCAATTAAACTAATCTTAGATATGTGCGCTGCACCGGGAGGTAAAAGTATCTTTGCTTGGAAAATATTACACCCAGAATTACTCATATCTAACGAAGTTATTGGCAAACGCATCGGAATGTTAATCTCTAACCTCAAGCGTTGCCAAATTAGCCAATCCGTTGTCACCAGTGCCGATTCAGAAAAATTAGCAGAAATCATACCTCAAACTGCTAACCTAGTAATAGTAGATGCCCCATGTACGGGTCAATCATTACTTGCTAAAGGAGAAAAAGCCCCCGGATGCTTCCATCCAGTAACCATAAATAGTAATGCCAATCGTCAAAAAAGAATTTTAGCGAACTCGGCTAAAATAGTAGCACCGCAAGGATATCTCGCCTATATGACTTGTACTTACTCACCCGCAGAAAATGAACAAGTCACAGAATGGTTTATCGCTAAGTTTCCCCAATTTCAGCCAGTTGAAGTTCCTGATTTGGCAGCTCATCAATCTCATTTAACAACTTTACATTGCTATCGGATGTGGCCGCAAGATAGACTAGGAGCAGGTGCTTTTACAGTTCTATTTCAAAATCAAGAGGAAGGACGGATAAATCAACTCTCAGCAGATTTCTTAGATGCTACCAGATTTAAGTTGTAG
- a CDS encoding IS110 family RNA-guided transposase, producing the protein MSNFTQINPNAAGIDIGSQEHWVCVPPDRTSQNVRKFGCFTPDLIEMASWLVECGIDTIAMESTGVYWIPAFQIFEARGIEVKLVNAHHVKTVPGRKSDVLDCQWLQQLHTYGLLSGSFRPDDQSCVLRSYIRHRDNLIKSSSSHVLRMQKALIQMNLQLHKVISDITGVTGMAIIRAIVAGERNPQVLANLKNSRIKSSTADIAKALSGDYRVEHIFVLKQELQLYDIYQEQIASCDVEIERYLASFASEENHPPPDPPKRGNRKPRGHEPNFDLRHQLYRISGVDFTQIPGFDVLTVQALLSEVGLDATRFPTVKHFCSWLGLCPSARITGGKVKSSHTRCVVNRAANAFRLAAQSLSRSQSALGAFYRRLRARLGAPEANTATAHKLARIFYHLWSTKTAYADSGADYYEQKYRQRIVSKLEKTAQSLGFELVACASKLD; encoded by the coding sequence ATGTCTAATTTCACCCAGATTAACCCAAATGCCGCAGGTATAGATATTGGCTCACAAGAACACTGGGTTTGCGTTCCACCTGATCGAACGTCACAGAATGTACGTAAATTTGGCTGTTTTACCCCTGACTTAATCGAGATGGCCTCATGGTTAGTGGAATGTGGGATAGACACCATCGCGATGGAATCGACAGGAGTCTATTGGATACCAGCCTTTCAAATTTTTGAAGCCAGGGGTATCGAAGTCAAACTGGTGAATGCCCATCACGTCAAAACCGTACCGGGCAGAAAAAGTGATGTGTTGGATTGTCAATGGTTGCAACAGCTACATACTTATGGTTTATTGTCCGGTTCCTTTCGTCCTGATGACCAAAGTTGTGTTCTACGTAGTTACATTCGCCACCGCGATAACTTAATCAAAAGCAGTAGCAGCCACGTACTGCGGATGCAGAAAGCATTAATTCAAATGAATCTGCAACTACATAAAGTCATCAGTGACATCACAGGAGTCACTGGGATGGCAATTATCCGCGCCATTGTAGCTGGAGAAAGGAATCCTCAAGTCTTAGCTAATTTGAAAAATTCTCGGATTAAAAGTAGTACCGCAGATATTGCTAAAGCCTTGAGTGGAGACTATCGAGTTGAGCATATATTTGTGTTAAAACAAGAGTTACAACTCTACGACATCTATCAAGAGCAAATTGCTAGCTGCGATGTGGAGATTGAGCGATATTTAGCTAGCTTTGCTAGCGAAGAAAACCATCCTCCACCAGACCCTCCCAAACGGGGTAACAGAAAGCCCAGAGGTCACGAACCCAATTTTGACTTGCGCCATCAGTTGTATCGGATTAGTGGAGTAGATTTTACTCAAATCCCTGGTTTTGATGTCCTCACAGTACAAGCTCTGCTCTCGGAAGTCGGATTGGATGCTACTCGTTTTCCCACTGTTAAGCATTTTTGTTCTTGGTTAGGGTTGTGTCCGTCTGCGAGGATTACAGGCGGTAAAGTCAAAAGTTCTCATACCCGTTGTGTAGTTAATCGGGCTGCTAATGCCTTCCGTTTAGCTGCTCAATCTTTATCTCGCTCTCAATCAGCTTTGGGGGCTTTTTATCGTCGGTTACGAGCCAGATTGGGCGCTCCAGAGGCTAATACCGCTACTGCCCACAAGCTAGCCCGCATCTTCTATCACCTCTGGAGTACAAAAACCGCTTATGCCGATTCAGGTGCTGACTATTACGAACAGAAATATCGACAACGTATTGTCTCTAAGCTGGAGAAAACAGCTCAATCTCTTGGGTTTGAGCTGGTTGCTTGCGCCTCAAAACTAGATTGA